The following are encoded together in the Sulfurovum riftiae genome:
- a CDS encoding TonB-dependent receptor, with amino-acid sequence MKTVLLFSCLSSCIWAEAVTLDPIDIRDSGIEPGTVVLSKDEAWRTDSVTLQERLENDTSFAVTTDNKGEPALSFRGLGFRATEYMEDGIPLYRSSNGFIDSKLTMTDTELQVHNGSGTSPLGVSAMGGVVEIVSKNPTKQFESRAESSLSNNDEYFHTYAGSKGDNLYIQADVRYYHRSEYSLSDDYTPTLLQPKGKRINSDKIQKTMTLKSGFFIDDTLHFAGKMSSTRARYGMPPNIYTDLDVPVWDAYSRIDPKNLDSFYLYGDYDNDDLTLSLRAYYDDYEDIFKIYDAPDYLSSWPEVTYHDHRLGTVFKGILSKEKHTGTFIFQAEENRHFRSGGELADAKYKATTFKASLLHLWEPSISWQLEGGLSYTLIQSKKAADASAMEPPENKHTFDAQVKITYAEDENTFYGSIAKKSRMPSMSEMFTFFPWLNANPGLKPEQSIQYDAGYRYSPDEKTSVDLSLYYYDIKDLILYRDRGYINREKAEHYGAQIQMNTSYFDRNKIRFSYAYTHTKDSTGETLEYIPLHQLRIEDTIRIDQSLTAYISYRYTGSRYSPNSATYTDEQLKLRAYHLVDAQITYQLSDSADCRIGIKNLLDESYEWRYGYPAEGRSYYVRLEWKLE; translated from the coding sequence ATGAAAACTGTTCTGCTTTTCTCCTGTTTGAGCAGCTGTATCTGGGCAGAGGCGGTCACACTTGACCCCATAGATATCCGGGACAGCGGTATTGAGCCCGGCACAGTTGTTCTGAGTAAAGATGAAGCCTGGAGAACTGACAGTGTCACCTTGCAGGAACGGCTTGAGAATGATACCTCCTTTGCTGTAACCACTGACAATAAAGGGGAGCCTGCTCTCTCTTTTCGCGGACTTGGTTTCAGGGCAACAGAGTATATGGAAGACGGTATTCCTCTCTATCGCAGCAGCAACGGCTTCATTGACAGCAAGTTGACCATGACAGATACGGAACTTCAAGTCCACAACGGTTCAGGCACCTCTCCACTGGGTGTTTCAGCCATGGGAGGAGTTGTAGAGATCGTTTCAAAAAACCCGACAAAACAATTTGAGAGCCGAGCAGAGAGCAGCCTCTCGAACAACGATGAATACTTTCATACCTATGCCGGGAGCAAAGGGGATAATCTCTACATTCAGGCTGATGTCAGATACTATCACCGATCGGAGTACAGCCTTTCGGATGACTACACCCCTACCCTGCTCCAGCCAAAGGGAAAACGTATCAACAGTGACAAGATTCAAAAGACTATGACACTCAAAAGCGGGTTTTTCATTGATGACACCCTCCACTTTGCCGGGAAAATGAGTAGCACCAGGGCACGCTACGGTATGCCTCCCAATATCTATACCGACCTGGACGTTCCGGTATGGGATGCCTATTCCCGTATAGACCCGAAAAACCTTGACAGCTTTTACCTATACGGCGACTATGACAACGATGACCTTACGCTCAGCCTCCGGGCCTACTATGATGACTATGAAGACATATTCAAGATATACGATGCACCCGATTACCTCTCAAGCTGGCCGGAAGTGACCTATCATGACCATCGTCTCGGAACCGTGTTCAAGGGTATCCTGAGCAAGGAAAAGCATACAGGCACCTTTATTTTTCAGGCGGAAGAGAATAGACATTTTAGAAGCGGCGGAGAGCTGGCAGACGCAAAGTATAAAGCCACCACCTTCAAAGCAAGTCTTCTACACCTCTGGGAGCCCAGCATCTCATGGCAGCTTGAAGGAGGACTCTCCTATACCCTCATACAGTCTAAAAAAGCGGCAGATGCCAGTGCCATGGAACCACCTGAAAACAAGCATACTTTCGATGCCCAGGTCAAAATAACCTACGCAGAAGATGAGAATACCTTCTATGGCAGCATCGCAAAAAAAAGCCGCATGCCCAGTATGTCTGAAATGTTCACTTTTTTCCCATGGCTTAATGCGAACCCCGGTCTGAAACCGGAACAAAGTATACAGTATGACGCCGGATACCGTTATTCACCTGACGAGAAAACATCTGTCGACCTTTCTCTCTATTACTATGATATCAAAGACCTTATCCTCTATCGTGATCGAGGCTATATCAACCGTGAGAAAGCAGAACATTACGGTGCCCAGATCCAGATGAATACAAGCTATTTCGATCGGAACAAGATACGTTTTTCCTATGCTTATACCCATACGAAGGACAGTACAGGAGAAACACTGGAATACATCCCCCTGCATCAGCTCAGGATAGAAGATACTATCCGTATCGACCAGTCACTTACAGCCTATATTTCCTATCGTTACACCGGTTCTCGGTACAGTCCCAATTCAGCTACCTACACGGATGAACAGCTTAAACTGAGAGCCTATCATCTTGTAGATGCTCAGATCACCTATCAGCTCTCTGACTCTGCCGACTGCAGGATCGGTATAAAAAACCTTTTGGACGAATCCTATGAATGGAGATATGGCTATCCTGCTGAAGGACGCAGCTATTATGTCCGTTTAGAGTGGAAACTTGAGTAA
- a CDS encoding OmpA family protein, with protein MFRKKATDEGSNFWISYADLMAGLLFVFILLIGAIVSKSIILKSDLHDKEDRLAMLSSNLEHKEEKLGELSRSLMENKKLLKQKDQSLNENDQRIKEQLHTLKLKEDEIRKLNRMLLAANTQKDLLSNKIVIVQNLLKESNATLNKTRMSLEERNRMLAKYKGDIVVLSEQLSDVNQTVKEKDAKLLALLNALDEKETKYDALITDMQKQKAKIKSLTGIKLKVVAALKEALGDKIDIDKKSGSLRLSSNILFDKGSAVLKDEAKVQLKKAFEEYIGTLVTNPKIKPHLDKIIIEGHTDSDGGYLYNLDLSQRRAFAVMNYLLTLDFAKQYNIQPLMIASGRAYLDAIKVNGVEDKDASRRIEIKFRLKNEDAMHEIERVLDAE; from the coding sequence ATGTTTAGAAAAAAAGCCACAGACGAAGGCAGCAACTTCTGGATCTCCTATGCCGACCTGATGGCGGGGCTGCTTTTTGTCTTCATTCTGCTTATCGGTGCCATTGTTTCGAAATCGATCATCCTCAAAAGTGACCTGCATGATAAAGAGGACCGCCTTGCTATGCTTTCGAGCAACCTTGAACACAAAGAGGAGAAACTGGGTGAGTTAAGCAGATCACTGATGGAAAATAAAAAACTTTTAAAGCAAAAGGACCAAAGTCTCAATGAAAATGATCAACGTATAAAAGAGCAGCTGCATACGCTCAAGCTCAAAGAGGATGAGATCAGGAAGCTCAACCGTATGCTGCTTGCGGCCAATACACAAAAAGATCTGCTCAGCAACAAGATCGTCATTGTACAGAACCTGCTGAAAGAGAGCAACGCTACGCTCAACAAGACCAGAATGAGTCTGGAAGAGCGTAACAGGATGCTTGCGAAATACAAAGGGGATATCGTGGTGCTCTCCGAACAGCTCAGTGATGTGAACCAGACGGTCAAAGAGAAGGATGCCAAACTCCTGGCACTGCTCAATGCACTCGATGAGAAAGAGACGAAGTATGATGCGCTCATTACCGATATGCAAAAGCAGAAAGCGAAGATCAAGTCGCTGACGGGTATTAAGCTCAAAGTGGTCGCAGCGCTCAAGGAGGCTTTGGGTGACAAGATAGACATCGACAAAAAGAGCGGTTCGCTCAGGCTCTCGTCGAACATCCTTTTTGACAAAGGTTCTGCAGTACTTAAAGATGAGGCGAAGGTACAGCTTAAGAAAGCGTTCGAAGAGTATATCGGTACCTTGGTGACTAATCCGAAGATCAAGCCGCATCTTGACAAGATCATCATCGAGGGGCATACGGACAGTGACGGAGGGTATTTGTATAACCTTGACCTTTCGCAGCGTCGTGCCTTTGCGGTCATGAACTATCTCTTGACACTCGACTTTGCCAAGCAGTACAACATCCAACCCCTGATGATCGCATCGGGACGCGCCTACCTGGATGCCATCAAGGTGAACGGCGTGGAGGACAAAGATGCGTCAAGACGTATCGAGATCAAGTTCAGGTTGAAGAACGAAGATGCGATGCATGAGATAGAGAGGGTGCTGGATGCGGAGTGA
- a CDS encoding sensor histidine kinase translates to MKNIKISSFIFILIAIFLIMNFVGYKLLYDNIRSNHEKDTKILFHTIKDETSNLLVKAIQQYKIQKQTLLQKHRIVEKYMNNHDLNVSLDEIHRKINEGHPGTPYDIYITDKNLTIRNTTYEKDMGFNLGFAKKTFEENKAQGIIGCSYPIREIGTGYFLSYTSNYLSKNGDDRAAILQVSYTYKSMAYELERIEKQIRENSVIQDVKAYSFGNNSFIYDMVIDDSPSYIHSSEELLSIQKKAKKLSQKLDNSDLNIENFSKDGKHYQRLYMSTHSPVAEDIKVVYTLLLNDDNYYSQLTWLNILLILSIILGIAGILFISKVRSKELRLMEQDKFVQSAMHEIKTPLSIITLNNELREIEFGKDIYSEEINAALKLLHHSYNSMGYIISKEALTYEKELTDLSKIVKERIEFFQTIAKANDKKIKANINSTCHIEISPIELTRLIDNNLSNALKYSKAGSTVEVTLHDTVLSFHSQGDPIRDKEKVFEKYFRENSTVGGYGLGLSIVKEIADKYGIEMKVASDIHNGTVFTYIFRPVSQERSR, encoded by the coding sequence ATGAAAAATATCAAAATATCCTCGTTTATATTTATTCTGATCGCCATTTTTCTCATCATGAACTTTGTAGGCTACAAACTTCTATATGATAATATACGATCAAATCATGAGAAAGACACAAAAATACTTTTCCATACCATCAAAGATGAAACTTCCAATCTTCTGGTAAAAGCAATTCAACAGTACAAGATACAAAAACAGACCCTGCTTCAAAAACACAGGATCGTTGAGAAGTACATGAACAACCATGATCTGAATGTCAGCCTCGATGAGATCCATAGGAAGATCAACGAGGGGCATCCGGGCACCCCTTATGATATCTATATTACAGACAAAAATCTAACAATTCGGAACACGACCTATGAAAAAGATATGGGATTCAACCTTGGATTTGCAAAAAAAACGTTTGAGGAAAACAAAGCACAGGGTATCATCGGGTGTTCTTATCCTATACGTGAGATAGGCACAGGGTATTTCTTAAGTTACACCAGTAATTATCTCTCAAAGAATGGTGATGACAGAGCTGCCATACTTCAGGTCAGTTATACATATAAAAGTATGGCATATGAGCTTGAACGAATAGAAAAGCAAATCAGAGAGAACTCTGTTATTCAAGATGTAAAAGCCTACAGTTTCGGGAATAACAGTTTCATCTACGATATGGTGATTGATGACAGTCCATCATATATCCATAGCAGTGAAGAACTGCTCTCTATACAGAAAAAAGCAAAAAAACTTTCCCAAAAACTGGACAACAGTGATCTGAATATAGAAAACTTCAGTAAAGATGGCAAACATTATCAACGACTGTATATGTCAACCCACAGTCCGGTTGCTGAAGATATCAAGGTCGTTTACACACTGTTACTGAATGATGACAATTACTATTCTCAACTTACCTGGCTGAATATATTGCTAATACTCAGTATCATTCTAGGAATCGCCGGTATTTTATTTATTTCCAAAGTACGGAGTAAAGAACTAAGGCTGATGGAACAGGACAAATTTGTACAAAGTGCTATGCATGAGATCAAAACACCCCTGAGCATCATTACTCTGAACAATGAACTTAGGGAAATCGAGTTTGGCAAAGATATCTATAGTGAAGAGATAAACGCTGCATTAAAACTTCTGCATCACTCTTATAACAGTATGGGTTATATCATCAGTAAAGAGGCATTGACATACGAAAAAGAACTCACTGATTTAAGCAAGATCGTTAAAGAACGTATAGAGTTCTTTCAGACTATTGCAAAAGCCAATGACAAAAAGATCAAAGCCAATATCAACAGTACATGCCATATTGAGATCTCCCCCATAGAACTTACACGCCTTATTGACAACAACCTCTCCAATGCACTCAAATACAGTAAAGCCGGTTCTACCGTAGAAGTGACACTGCATGATACTGTCCTCTCTTTCCACTCCCAGGGGGACCCCATCAGGGACAAGGAGAAGGTATTTGAAAAATACTTCAGAGAGAACAGCACTGTAGGCGGTTATGGACTGGGTTTGAGCATTGTCAAAGAGATTGCTGACAAATATGGCATTGAAATGAAAGTTGCATCAGATATACACAATGGTACGGTATTCACCTATATATTCAGACCTGTCTCTCAAGAGAGGAGCCGATAA
- a CDS encoding MotA/TolQ/ExbB proton channel family protein, giving the protein MQFDNSNHSSCFPNAFVIILLPLLFLVALILGYVSVIPFKVELHTLIIIAFIFVVFVTFVRHNANYAACHMRGSFRRMEDQLQHELRANALTIMGRTKSTLHVKDFMEEFYKDIRNDNFARVAPSVFPMLGILGTFIAIAISMPDFTVKDLDSLDHEISILLSGIGTAFYASIYGISLSLIWTYFEKRGNSKVDKNLHDLEKLYDARVWKKAELIKHEHMQSELKDQEIVKTLKETFNMDFIRELNEQYLKNFTTIMNETSHSFTELTQQMQNASVELRNTLDKVQDRRESVNAVSTIKENIEGFNESARTLHRSMERFDGTVDHTFEKIDEEVGQIVEQLGGFARLLSEQNQLILKNLDLLNEEKK; this is encoded by the coding sequence ATGCAATTCGACAATTCCAACCACAGTTCCTGCTTTCCCAATGCATTTGTGATCATACTGCTTCCTTTGCTTTTCCTTGTGGCGCTTATCCTTGGATATGTAAGTGTTATCCCCTTCAAGGTGGAGCTGCATACCCTGATTATTATCGCCTTCATCTTTGTGGTCTTCGTTACGTTCGTGCGACACAACGCCAACTATGCCGCCTGCCATATGAGAGGCTCTTTCAGAAGGATGGAAGATCAGTTGCAGCATGAACTCAGAGCCAATGCACTGACCATCATGGGACGGACCAAGTCAACCCTACATGTCAAGGATTTCATGGAAGAGTTCTATAAAGACATCCGTAATGACAACTTTGCCAGAGTGGCACCGTCAGTCTTTCCAATGCTGGGTATTCTCGGTACCTTCATCGCCATCGCTATCTCCATGCCCGATTTTACGGTCAAGGATCTTGATTCTCTCGACCATGAGATCTCCATACTCCTTTCGGGGATTGGTACAGCATTCTACGCCTCCATCTATGGTATTTCACTCTCCCTGATCTGGACCTATTTTGAGAAAAGAGGGAACAGCAAGGTGGACAAGAACCTGCATGATCTTGAAAAACTCTACGATGCACGTGTCTGGAAAAAAGCCGAGCTGATCAAGCATGAGCATATGCAGAGCGAACTCAAAGACCAGGAGATCGTCAAGACGCTCAAAGAGACCTTCAATATGGATTTCATCCGTGAGCTGAATGAACAATATCTGAAGAATTTTACGACCATCATGAATGAAACCTCGCACAGTTTCACGGAGTTGACTCAGCAGATGCAGAATGCCTCTGTAGAGTTGAGAAATACACTTGACAAAGTTCAGGACAGGAGGGAGAGTGTCAATGCGGTCTCGACCATCAAAGAGAATATCGAAGGTTTCAATGAGAGTGCCAGGACACTGCACCGTTCCATGGAGCGGTTTGACGGTACGGTCGACCATACCTTCGAGAAGATAGATGAAGAAGTAGGGCAGATCGTCGAGCAGCTTGGCGGTTTTGCACGCCTGCTTTCCGAACAGAATCAGCTCATTTTGAAGAACCTCGATCTCCTCAACGAGGAGAAGAAGTAA
- a CDS encoding NCS2 family permease translates to MNYFKLKEHNTTVGTEIRAGMTTFIAMLYIVPVNASIMSAAGMPYDALITATAVMTILASILNGLWANTPIAMSVGMGLNAYFSFGLVKGMGIPWQSALGIVFLSGILYVLISMTPVRRWMIETIPMDIKRAVSAGIGAFIAFIGLEQSKMIVASSSTLVTIGDFKDAHVLLALLGLFLALFFTLKRYKSALMLSIVMTTLTAWVFGIEKLPESFLSMPASMAPIAFELDIASALTLSMLPVILIFLITDLFDTLGTLTGVGMRADLFRGKNSVPLQRTIEADAGATVFSGLAGVTSTTAFIESAAGVEEGGRTGLTAVVTGLLFILTLFFLPFFKAIPSNAIYPILIVIGVMMFSELQHINYKDRAVKFSAFFIVLGMPLTYSITNGLLLGALVFAFVRIIEGEYREIGMAMSILALVALLVFFVL, encoded by the coding sequence GTGAACTACTTTAAACTCAAAGAGCACAATACCACGGTGGGGACCGAAATACGGGCAGGTATGACGACCTTCATCGCCATGCTCTATATCGTCCCGGTTAATGCCTCGATCATGAGTGCAGCAGGTATGCCGTATGATGCACTCATTACTGCAACAGCGGTGATGACGATACTGGCTTCGATCCTTAATGGCCTGTGGGCCAACACGCCTATTGCGATGAGTGTGGGGATGGGGTTGAATGCCTATTTCAGTTTTGGACTGGTCAAAGGAATGGGGATCCCCTGGCAGAGTGCCCTGGGTATTGTATTTCTGTCTGGTATCCTCTATGTGCTTATCAGCATGACTCCGGTACGAAGATGGATGATAGAAACCATCCCTATGGATATCAAACGTGCAGTCAGTGCGGGCATAGGGGCTTTCATCGCATTCATAGGTCTGGAGCAGAGCAAAATGATCGTGGCAAGTTCTTCAACGCTGGTCACGATAGGTGATTTCAAAGATGCTCATGTACTTTTGGCTCTGTTGGGATTGTTTTTGGCACTTTTTTTTACATTGAAACGCTATAAGAGTGCATTGATGCTTTCTATTGTCATGACTACGTTGACAGCCTGGGTATTCGGTATAGAAAAACTGCCTGAAAGCTTTCTTTCCATGCCTGCCTCCATGGCACCCATTGCCTTTGAACTTGATATTGCTTCGGCACTTACACTTTCCATGCTTCCTGTGATACTTATATTTCTGATCACGGACCTGTTCGATACTTTGGGTACCTTGACAGGAGTAGGTATGCGGGCAGACCTTTTCAGGGGTAAAAATTCTGTTCCGCTGCAGAGAACCATCGAAGCGGATGCTGGTGCAACAGTTTTCAGCGGTCTTGCCGGTGTTACGAGTACTACGGCATTCATCGAGAGTGCTGCAGGTGTGGAAGAGGGTGGAAGAACAGGTTTGACAGCTGTTGTAACTGGCCTGTTGTTCATCTTGACACTCTTTTTCCTGCCTTTCTTCAAAGCGATCCCCTCCAATGCGATCTATCCGATTCTGATCGTCATAGGGGTGATGATGTTCTCCGAACTGCAGCATATCAATTATAAGGACAGGGCCGTGAAATTCTCTGCCTTTTTTATTGTGTTGGGAATGCCGTTGACCTATTCAATAACCAATGGTCTGCTACTGGGTGCACTGGTGTTTGCATTTGTAAGGATCATAGAGGGGGAATACCGTGAGATCGGTATGGCGATGTCCATCCTCGCATTGGTAGCGTTACTTGTCTTTTTTGTCTTGTAA
- a CDS encoding molybdopterin oxidoreductase family protein has protein sequence MSLIDKAKNFLGFDIKEDKYALVDDPIFGKVAKAKAPDKWVRTTCGYCGVGCGMYIGVKDGNAVYSKGDPLHPVNMGTLCPKGLSEHEMVRADSRVPAPLIRKNGTLTPSGWDEAFSKVSAEFKRIQNEHGKGAVAVISTGQLLTEEFYALGKFVQLGLGTNNYDGNTTLCMASAVMGYKQTFGSDGPTGSYEDFSKADVILLIGANIADNHPILKLHIAKNKKMTGKKPTIIVVDPRKSKTSQMADIFVPLKPRSDLALLNGLCYIIMEQGWEDEKFIKERTNGYKAFRKHIMNNYPPQEVAHITGIDVKELYNLAKIYATADAAMSAWTMGVNQSSIGTDTVSAICNLALITGNLGREGASPMSITGQCNAMGTREFGFTSSIPGYRNYASAQDRKAFADIIGVPEEIIPTKRGYAYPQIIDAINRGEIKALWVVATNPLVSYPDQNGLREALKKLDLLVVQDAFLSDTAEIADVVFAAATWSEKEGCYTNSERRCNYAKRAIDPLGTTKSDLDIVLEFSKYFDGVHEMLFKELSTPEDLFNEIKKVSKGQLCDYSGMSYALIEELGGIQWPCNEKAPKGTKRLYSEEMPCSTPDGKANLLPVDWQPLSEMQCKGLPLMLNTGRTVEQFHTRTKTGTIGILDNLAPEAWVDLSPKDAAKLKVKSGDRIAISGTRGRVEDVIVKVSETVREGNIFVPFHFNEQLINAVTIPEFDPKSFEPNYKQCAVQLHSAAVPEGIVYEEVEISGYLEGVKVYEEEVLEEEKVESTKK, from the coding sequence ATGAGTTTAATAGACAAAGCAAAAAACTTCCTCGGTTTCGATATCAAAGAGGACAAATATGCCCTTGTGGATGACCCTATCTTCGGTAAAGTCGCCAAAGCCAAAGCCCCTGACAAATGGGTACGCACCACCTGCGGATACTGCGGTGTGGGCTGCGGTATGTATATCGGTGTCAAGGACGGCAATGCGGTCTACTCCAAAGGAGACCCGCTTCATCCGGTCAATATGGGTACACTCTGCCCCAAAGGGCTGAGCGAGCATGAGATGGTACGGGCAGACAGCCGTGTGCCGGCACCTCTTATCAGAAAGAACGGTACACTCACACCTTCGGGTTGGGATGAGGCCTTTAGCAAAGTCAGTGCCGAGTTCAAACGTATACAGAACGAACACGGCAAAGGTGCCGTTGCTGTCATCTCCACGGGGCAGCTGCTTACCGAAGAGTTCTACGCCCTGGGAAAATTCGTACAGCTGGGTCTGGGTACCAACAATTATGACGGTAACACCACACTCTGTATGGCATCTGCTGTCATGGGCTACAAGCAGACCTTCGGGTCAGACGGCCCGACAGGATCGTATGAAGACTTTTCCAAAGCCGATGTCATTCTGCTAATTGGTGCGAATATTGCCGACAACCACCCTATTTTGAAACTGCATATCGCCAAGAACAAAAAAATGACCGGTAAAAAACCGACTATCATCGTGGTGGACCCGCGAAAATCGAAAACCTCCCAGATGGCGGACATTTTCGTACCGCTCAAACCACGTTCCGACCTTGCCCTGCTCAATGGACTCTGCTACATCATCATGGAACAGGGCTGGGAAGATGAGAAGTTCATCAAAGAGCGTACCAACGGTTACAAGGCGTTCAGAAAACACATAATGAACAACTACCCGCCGCAGGAAGTGGCACACATTACCGGTATTGATGTCAAGGAGCTTTACAACCTGGCCAAGATCTATGCTACTGCCGATGCAGCCATGAGTGCCTGGACCATGGGTGTCAACCAGAGCTCCATCGGTACGGACACAGTCTCTGCCATCTGTAACCTGGCGCTCATTACCGGTAACCTTGGCCGCGAAGGAGCCTCCCCCATGTCCATTACCGGACAGTGCAATGCCATGGGGACCAGAGAGTTCGGTTTCACCTCTTCTATTCCGGGTTACAGGAACTATGCCAGTGCCCAAGACCGTAAAGCGTTTGCAGATATCATCGGGGTCCCCGAAGAGATCATCCCCACCAAGAGAGGCTATGCCTACCCACAGATCATCGATGCGATCAACCGGGGGGAGATCAAAGCATTGTGGGTGGTCGCCACCAATCCGCTTGTCTCCTACCCTGACCAGAACGGACTGAGAGAAGCACTGAAAAAGCTTGACCTTCTTGTGGTACAGGATGCCTTCCTCTCCGACACGGCAGAGATCGCCGATGTGGTCTTCGCTGCTGCGACATGGAGTGAGAAAGAGGGATGCTACACCAACTCGGAACGCCGATGCAACTATGCCAAAAGAGCCATAGATCCGCTGGGGACTACCAAAAGTGACCTGGATATTGTACTCGAGTTCTCCAAATACTTTGACGGCGTGCACGAAATGCTTTTCAAAGAACTCTCCACTCCCGAAGATCTCTTCAACGAGATCAAAAAAGTGAGCAAGGGACAGCTTTGCGACTACAGCGGTATGAGCTATGCACTCATTGAGGAGCTCGGCGGTATCCAGTGGCCCTGTAACGAAAAAGCACCCAAAGGAACCAAGCGTCTCTATTCGGAAGAGATGCCCTGCTCTACACCGGACGGCAAAGCGAACCTGCTCCCCGTCGACTGGCAGCCACTGAGCGAAATGCAGTGCAAAGGCCTGCCGCTCATGCTCAACACAGGACGAACCGTCGAGCAGTTCCATACACGCACCAAAACCGGTACCATAGGTATTCTCGACAACCTCGCACCTGAAGCCTGGGTCGACCTGAGCCCAAAAGATGCTGCAAAACTCAAAGTCAAAAGCGGTGACCGCATCGCTATTTCCGGAACGAGAGGCCGAGTGGAGGATGTCATCGTCAAAGTCAGCGAAACTGTCAGAGAAGGCAATATTTTCGTACCGTTCCATTTCAACGAACAGCTTATCAACGCCGTCACCATTCCGGAATTCGACCCAAAATCCTTCGAACCCAACTACAAACAGTGTGCTGTTCAACTGCACTCAGCAGCTGTCCCGGAAGGAATTGTTTATGAGGAAGTGGAGATCTCCGGTTACCTCGAAGGAGTAAAAGTCTATGAAGAAGAGGTTCTTGAAGAAGAGAAAGTGGAGAGCACCAAAAAGTAA
- a CDS encoding GGDEF domain-containing response regulator, with translation MNILLLEDDVALNKAITKVLKLDKHHVTSFIDGRDLIKNLEQKYALYILDINVPHISGLELLKIIMEHNSSAKVIMISSNTDIQSIQSAYNSGCVDYLKKPFYIEELRMKISRLPIPQENILSEIKLKHDYDSLSKNEKKLLFLLLDNQEYVVTYEMIEDFVYEERSMTMDALRALVRRLRAKLSDDVVIKNIVDEGYTISIPKKAEPTEAKSSQAFLALQKENILLKLEKELLLKRSTTDPLTELYNRLRIKELFLDEKEHYINKEDPLSLILIDLDNFKAINDQYGHNTGDRYLKTLAATLKEVLRSHDIIGRWGGEEFIILLPNTSLAQAETVARNLKKRITEINCPSIGPRTASFGLAKLRKNDTLEGIIQRADEALLRAKKLGKNRIEVEDTTD, from the coding sequence ATGAATATCTTACTGCTTGAAGATGATGTCGCACTCAACAAAGCCATTACCAAAGTGCTCAAACTTGACAAGCATCATGTCACAAGTTTCATAGATGGGCGTGATCTCATAAAAAACCTGGAACAGAAGTATGCTCTCTATATCCTCGACATCAACGTTCCGCATATCTCCGGACTGGAACTCCTGAAGATCATTATGGAACATAACAGCAGTGCCAAAGTGATCATGATCAGCTCCAATACCGATATTCAATCCATCCAGTCCGCCTACAATTCAGGCTGTGTCGACTACCTCAAAAAACCCTTCTATATCGAAGAGCTTCGAATGAAGATCAGTCGTCTGCCTATTCCCCAGGAGAACATACTCTCCGAGATCAAACTCAAACATGACTATGACTCACTCTCCAAGAACGAAAAGAAACTGCTCTTTCTGCTTCTAGACAATCAGGAATATGTCGTGACCTATGAGATGATAGAGGATTTCGTCTATGAGGAGAGATCTATGACCATGGATGCACTCAGGGCACTGGTAAGAAGACTCAGAGCCAAGCTCTCCGATGACGTTGTGATCAAGAATATCGTCGATGAAGGCTATACCATTTCCATTCCTAAAAAAGCCGAACCGACCGAAGCAAAATCATCTCAGGCATTTTTGGCACTGCAAAAAGAGAATATACTGCTTAAGCTGGAGAAAGAACTCCTGCTCAAAAGATCTACGACCGATCCATTGACGGAACTGTATAACCGCCTCAGGATCAAAGAGCTGTTTCTGGATGAAAAAGAACATTATATCAATAAAGAAGATCCTCTCTCACTCATACTCATAGACCTGGATAATTTCAAAGCGATCAATGACCAGTATGGACACAATACGGGAGACCGCTATCTGAAAACCCTGGCCGCTACACTGAAAGAGGTTTTACGTTCTCATGACATTATCGGACGTTGGGGCGGAGAGGAATTCATCATACTGCTGCCCAATACCTCACTTGCACAGGCAGAGACAGTTGCCAGGAATCTTAAAAAAAGGATCACAGAGATCAACTGCCCTAGCATCGGTCCAAGAACCGCCTCTTTCGGTTTGGCAAAACTGAGAAAAAATGATACCCTCGAAGGTATTATCCAGCGTGCAGATGAAGCACTGCTTCGTGCCAAAAAGCTTGGAAAGAACCGTATTGAAGTGGAAGATACAACAGACTAA